From Rutidosis leptorrhynchoides isolate AG116_Rl617_1_P2 chromosome 3, CSIRO_AGI_Rlap_v1, whole genome shotgun sequence, a single genomic window includes:
- the LOC139897833 gene encoding organelle RRM domain-containing protein 2, mitochondrial-like, with amino-acid sequence MAMKTATTVAAAGPRGLRSLFSTLSTNFPFPSQPAANQPQRPQADPSTNLFISGLSKRTTDEGLRECFAKFGEVVHARVVKDRNSGWSKGYGFVRYSTLEGAAAGKDGMDGKFLDGWVIFTDYARPRDSPPPSSSPPYGTNQYGRQ; translated from the exons ATGGCGATGAAGACTGCAACAACCGTGGCGGCCGCCGGTCCACGTGGCCTCAGATCGCTTTTCTCTACTCTTTCTACTAACTTTCCCTTTCCTTCACAACCTGCTGCCAATCAACCGCAAAGGCCTCAAGCTGATCCTTCTACCAACCTCTTCATATCAG GTTTGAGTAAACGTACAACTGATGAAGGTCTTCGAGAATGCTTTGCAAAGTTTGGTGAAGTTGTTCATG ctagagttgttaaggatcgTAATTCAGGTTGGTCAAAAGGGTACGGCTTTGTACGATACTCTACACTTGAAGGCGCTGCAGCCGGTAAAGACGGCATGGATGGGAAG TTTTTGGATGGTTGGGTGATTTTTACGGACTACGCCAGACCAAGAGACTCTCCTCCACCTTCATCATCTCCTCCTTATGGGACTAACCAATATGGCCGCCAATGA